A section of the Streptomyces sp. CG1 genome encodes:
- a CDS encoding STAS domain-containing protein: MPDPTPAPPRGHRSLWGTARGALQRFRRRTVRTRQAEDHVVVRLSGEITATNAERVGKGLRNALRTHPRIVEVDLQRVTFMASDGGRAFLPALLRAQRYGTRVIVTHASAQARTTFQRLGLTHLLDIHEEGAPENGTPDSQSP, from the coding sequence ATGCCGGATCCCACACCCGCCCCACCACGCGGACACCGCAGTCTCTGGGGAACCGCACGCGGCGCGCTGCAGCGGTTCCGGCGGCGCACGGTCCGCACGAGGCAGGCAGAGGATCACGTCGTGGTCCGGCTGTCGGGGGAGATCACCGCGACAAACGCCGAGCGGGTGGGCAAGGGCCTGCGCAACGCTCTCCGGACGCATCCCCGCATCGTGGAAGTGGATCTCCAACGTGTCACCTTCATGGCCAGTGACGGCGGCCGTGCCTTCCTCCCCGCGTTGCTCAGGGCGCAGCGGTACGGCACAAGGGTCATCGTCACCCACGCCAGCGCCCAGGCCCGTACCACGTTCCAACGGCTCGGCCTGACCCACCTGCTCGACATTCACGAAGAGGGCGCACCCGAAAACGGCACACCAGACAGCCAGTCTCCGTGA
- a CDS encoding LCP family protein — MGLSLLVLATAGVGRICLALAGGIGTFDAGGVSSNRPGGAGNGENVLVIGSDARVGGNNALGGGNKDDVGRSDTAFLLHLYGDHRHAVVVSIPRDTLVTIPPCRLPDGSWSAPRPDTVFNAAYSVGQTPKGDPVCTQNTVEKLTGLRVDHTVVVDFKAFAKLTEAVGGVSVCVPQDVYQKDLNPNRATRGALLFHKGVQTLAGGPALDYVRIRHGIGDGSDIGRIKRQQAFVASLIKKVRSDGITPANLLPLAEAAVQSLTVDPGLGTADKLVSFAMTLKDIDLHNTKFVTLPWRYQGSRVAVVRPDADRLWAALRADRPVDGRKTGPATRTPPAATTTTPASSAGGPSVFGHGIAVRVHNGTPVAGLASQAARTLSGHGFTVTGIGNEGEDYPVTLVRYGPGHRTEAETVAPLFPGAQLQPTADPGITVILGRTNTTPVTQPPTSGPAPSADSTRSDDDPCSDLSYGQPRAGSVR; from the coding sequence ATGGGCTTGTCGCTGCTGGTGCTGGCCACGGCCGGGGTGGGCCGGATCTGTCTGGCGCTGGCCGGGGGCATCGGCACGTTCGATGCGGGAGGCGTCTCCAGTAATCGGCCGGGCGGAGCGGGGAACGGGGAGAACGTCCTGGTCATCGGGTCCGACGCACGCGTGGGCGGCAACAACGCGCTGGGTGGGGGGAACAAGGACGACGTGGGCCGCTCCGACACCGCGTTCCTGCTGCACCTCTACGGCGACCACCGGCACGCCGTCGTCGTGTCGATCCCCCGGGACACACTGGTCACCATCCCGCCATGCCGCCTGCCCGACGGATCCTGGAGCGCACCGCGGCCCGACACCGTGTTCAACGCGGCCTACTCGGTCGGCCAGACCCCCAAAGGGGACCCCGTCTGCACCCAGAACACCGTAGAGAAGCTGACCGGGCTGCGGGTGGACCACACAGTCGTCGTCGACTTCAAGGCGTTCGCGAAGCTGACCGAGGCGGTCGGCGGCGTGAGCGTGTGCGTCCCGCAGGACGTCTACCAGAAAGACCTCAACCCGAACCGCGCCACCCGCGGCGCTCTCCTCTTCCACAAAGGCGTCCAGACTCTGGCCGGAGGGCCAGCCCTCGACTACGTCCGCATCCGGCACGGTATCGGCGACGGCTCCGACATCGGGCGCATCAAACGGCAGCAGGCTTTTGTCGCGAGCCTCATCAAGAAAGTCAGGAGCGATGGCATCACCCCGGCGAACCTCCTGCCCCTCGCCGAGGCAGCCGTCCAGTCGCTCACCGTCGACCCGGGACTGGGCACGGCGGACAAGCTCGTCTCCTTCGCCATGACCCTGAAGGACATCGACCTGCACAACACCAAGTTCGTCACCTTGCCCTGGCGCTACCAGGGTTCACGCGTTGCCGTCGTCCGCCCCGACGCCGACCGGCTGTGGGCGGCACTGCGGGCGGACCGCCCGGTCGACGGCCGGAAAACCGGCCCTGCGACGCGGACGCCACCCGCGGCGACCACGACCACCCCGGCATCGAGCGCCGGCGGCCCGTCCGTCTTCGGACACGGGATCGCCGTACGGGTCCACAACGGCACGCCGGTCGCCGGCCTCGCTTCCCAGGCGGCCAGGACCCTGAGCGGACACGGCTTCACGGTCACCGGGATTGGCAACGAGGGCGAGGACTACCCCGTCACACTCGTCCGGTACGGCCCAGGCCACAGGACCGAGGCCGAGACGGTCGCCCCGCTTTTCCCTGGCGCACAGCTCCAACCGACCGCCGACCCGGGCATCACCGTGATCCTCGGCCGGACGAACACCACACCGGTCACGCAGCCACCCACATCCGGTCCCGCTCCCAGTGCAGACAGCACCCGCTCCGACGACGACCCGTGCTCCGACCTCTCCTACGGCCAACCCCGGGCAGGCAGCGTCCGCTGA
- a CDS encoding TerD family protein, with amino-acid sequence MSTTSAGLGKVEVKLKWDPSPLGEPPRHLDIIAATYSVDDLYGRPVYVVDYERRSPDGTITMPRHSETGMGFGFVEVMVLEFDRLAPVYGRVVVGVAIHQDGGPRTFGDIRNAGVLVAEKYTELLKDDFAQVAESTATTVAEFVRDDSGQWRMHEMIRGYDSDPVTFTAEMGSVPQP; translated from the coding sequence GTGAGCACTACCAGCGCGGGGCTGGGCAAGGTCGAGGTCAAGCTCAAGTGGGATCCCAGCCCGTTGGGGGAGCCGCCCCGGCACTTGGACATCATCGCTGCGACCTACTCCGTGGACGATCTGTACGGGCGTCCCGTGTATGTGGTCGACTACGAGCGCCGGTCACCGGACGGCACCATCACCATGCCCCGGCACAGCGAGACCGGTATGGGATTCGGCTTCGTCGAGGTGATGGTCCTGGAGTTCGACCGGCTGGCACCTGTCTACGGCAGGGTCGTGGTCGGGGTTGCCATCCACCAGGACGGGGGCCCGCGCACCTTCGGCGACATCCGCAACGCCGGTGTGCTGGTCGCCGAGAAGTACACCGAACTACTGAAGGACGACTTTGCGCAGGTGGCGGAATCCACGGCCACGACGGTCGCGGAGTTCGTCCGTGACGACTCCGGGCAGTGGCGCATGCACGAAATGATCCGCGGCTACGACAGTGACCCCGTGACCTTCACCGCCGAGATGGGCAGCGTGCCGCAACCCTGA
- a CDS encoding LCP family protein: MSDLRDDPAGQATRNRRGQVPRQRMDEPGSRRSSGGRTQTRRRGRGRGRSARRGKRALRITGISLSLLLLIAAGGGWWLYQHLNGNIHSFGLEGSGGSEKADAFGRTPINILVIGSDGRTSATDCQLGGGCSQTGVESGWGNADVEMVVHIAADRSNATVMSVPRDTMTKVPACTDPTSKQSTSGYYGMINSALSYGPACQVAAVHQLTGIPIDHFVKLDFAGVVNMSDAVGGVSVCVSDNVYDTYSHLKLSKGTHTLKGVGALEFVRSRHGFGDGSDLGRTYAQHMFLGSMIRKFKSAGTLTDPTAVYGLADAATKALTVDDGLGSVSKLIGLASDLNKVPPKATTFTTMQTAPDPNNKERVVPGPGAKSLFAAIAGDQSLSDTSGKKSPATGSATPTPVDTASIAVKVENGTGIGGRASEIATALTDKGFSSATNSGNGLSTTSTTLTYGSGLKPQAEAVAHALDVPASHLKQGSGTGLTLVIGSDWPGGTTYGSGSGGSSPAPADTHAAVSNAHAETADQSKTCAKVSPYKTVSLNGVSMTPAQAYAAASSQPDSDS; this comes from the coding sequence ATGAGCGACCTGCGGGACGACCCGGCCGGCCAGGCCACGCGTAACCGCAGGGGCCAAGTGCCCCGTCAGCGCATGGACGAACCCGGCAGCCGACGCTCCTCGGGCGGCCGGACGCAGACGCGGCGCCGAGGGCGAGGCCGGGGGCGTTCGGCAAGGCGCGGCAAACGCGCGCTGCGGATCACCGGAATAAGCCTGTCCCTGCTGCTGCTGATCGCCGCCGGCGGCGGGTGGTGGCTCTACCAGCACCTGAACGGCAACATCCACAGCTTCGGGCTCGAAGGCAGCGGCGGCAGCGAGAAGGCGGACGCCTTCGGCCGTACGCCGATCAACATCCTGGTGATCGGCTCGGACGGCCGCACCAGCGCCACCGACTGCCAGCTGGGCGGCGGCTGTTCACAGACCGGCGTGGAGTCCGGCTGGGGCAACGCGGACGTTGAGATGGTGGTGCACATCGCCGCCGACCGCTCCAACGCCACTGTGATGAGCGTTCCCCGCGACACCATGACCAAGGTCCCGGCTTGCACCGACCCCACATCGAAGCAGAGCACGTCCGGCTACTACGGCATGATCAACAGTGCCCTCTCGTATGGTCCGGCCTGTCAGGTGGCCGCTGTCCACCAGCTCACCGGCATCCCGATCGACCACTTCGTCAAGCTCGACTTCGCCGGTGTGGTGAACATGTCCGACGCCGTCGGCGGCGTGTCGGTCTGCGTCAGCGACAACGTCTACGACACCTACTCCCACCTGAAGCTGTCCAAGGGCACCCACACCCTCAAGGGCGTCGGGGCGCTGGAGTTCGTCCGTTCCCGGCACGGTTTCGGTGACGGCAGCGACCTGGGCCGTACCTACGCGCAGCACATGTTCCTCGGCTCGATGATCCGCAAGTTCAAGAGCGCGGGCACGCTGACCGATCCCACCGCCGTCTACGGCCTCGCGGATGCGGCCACCAAGGCACTCACCGTCGACGACGGCCTGGGCAGCGTCAGCAAACTCATCGGGCTGGCATCCGACCTGAACAAGGTTCCGCCGAAGGCGACCACCTTCACCACCATGCAGACCGCCCCCGATCCCAACAACAAGGAACGGGTGGTGCCCGGCCCCGGTGCCAAGTCCCTGTTCGCCGCTATCGCGGGCGACCAATCGCTGAGCGATACGTCGGGCAAGAAGTCCCCTGCCACGGGCTCCGCGACGCCGACGCCGGTCGACACCGCCTCGATCGCGGTGAAGGTCGAGAACGGCACCGGCATCGGCGGCCGCGCCTCCGAGATCGCTACCGCTCTCACCGACAAGGGCTTCAGCTCGGCCACGAACTCGGGCAACGGGCTGAGTACGACATCCACCACCCTCACCTACGGCAGCGGCCTGAAGCCGCAGGCCGAGGCCGTGGCCCACGCCCTCGACGTGCCCGCCTCGCACCTCAAGCAGGGCAGCGGCACCGGACTGACCCTGGTCATCGGCAGCGACTGGCCCGGCGGCACTACGTACGGCTCCGGGTCGGGCGGCAGCTCCCCGGCGCCCGCCGACACCCACGCAGCCGTGTCCAACGCTCACGCCGAGACCGCCGACCAGTCCAAGACCTGCGCGAAGGTCAGTCCGTACAAGACGGTCTCGCTCAACGGCGTCAGCATGACCCCGGCCCAGGCGTACGCAGCCGCGAGCAGCCAGCCGGACTCAGACTCCTGA
- a CDS encoding ArsR/SmtB family transcription factor, whose translation MAGVAAAFGLLASPARIRIMWILSQGESDVTGLAGRVGVALPAVSQHLAKLKLAGLVASRPEGRRQVYYVDDPDIAATIGAMITLLAARAGESSLRRRLDRKSA comes from the coding sequence ATGGCGGGGGTGGCCGCCGCGTTCGGGCTGCTTGCCTCACCGGCCAGGATACGCATCATGTGGATCTTGTCCCAGGGCGAGAGCGACGTCACCGGCCTGGCCGGCCGGGTGGGCGTGGCTCTGCCTGCGGTCAGTCAGCACCTGGCGAAGCTCAAGCTCGCCGGTCTCGTCGCCTCCCGCCCCGAGGGCCGGCGACAGGTCTACTACGTTGATGACCCCGACATTGCCGCCACCATCGGCGCGATGATCACACTGCTGGCCGCGCGGGCAGGAGAGTCGTCACTGCGGCGAAGGCTGGACCGCAAGTCGGCATGA
- a CDS encoding cadmium resistance transporter: protein MAGVVATAATAVGLFAGTNIDDLVVLAVLFLSSRATGVLRAGQIWVGQAAGFTVLVAVSVGAALGLGIVPDRWVGLLGLLPLALGALGLVRAARAQRSGEPVPAVAATGPASVMALTVINGADNLTVYPPVLRTIGVGSAVVTVVVFAAGVVVWCLLGSWLGSHRKIVEVVGRWGHWIIPAVFVIIGVIILLGSGVLSTIR, encoded by the coding sequence GTGGCCGGGGTTGTCGCGACCGCGGCCACGGCGGTGGGGCTGTTCGCCGGGACCAATATCGATGACCTCGTCGTGCTGGCGGTGCTGTTTCTGTCGAGCCGGGCGACCGGGGTGCTCAGGGCCGGGCAGATCTGGGTGGGGCAGGCCGCCGGGTTCACCGTTTTGGTGGCTGTCTCGGTGGGTGCCGCGCTCGGCCTGGGCATCGTCCCTGACCGGTGGGTCGGGTTACTTGGCCTGCTCCCACTGGCGTTGGGGGCCTTGGGCCTGGTCAGAGCCGCTCGGGCACAGCGCTCCGGGGAGCCGGTCCCGGCGGTTGCCGCCACAGGCCCGGCCTCGGTGATGGCCCTGACCGTCATCAACGGGGCCGACAACCTGACCGTCTACCCTCCGGTCTTGCGGACCATCGGCGTCGGCTCGGCCGTGGTCACCGTCGTGGTGTTCGCCGCCGGGGTGGTGGTGTGGTGCCTGCTGGGCTCCTGGCTCGGCTCCCATCGGAAGATCGTCGAGGTCGTCGGACGGTGGGGACACTGGATCATCCCCGCCGTCTTCGTCATCATCGGGGTCATCATTCTGCTCGGTTCCGGCGTCCTGAGCACGATCCGCTGA
- a CDS encoding DUF1003 domain-containing protein, which produces MSTADTVTDLQQQPVTIADEQVGFNGAFAAALTRAAGSMPALYVTLAVVGGWMALATWGPLHRVDPYPFGFLLFLDNVVQLVLCLVIMVGQRVLGAAADRRAVQTYENAEAIFERVADLQAHLDRHDRTLGRGVSLLESSPHPWIERHRVQPPPQAIDQVTGVNGRIAAWLTQRLSSMWAFYIAAGTQVVWIGMAQLGLQRFDPYPFAFMSFLSTLTQLIFMIVIMVGQDVLGQAADRRSEQTLLDAEAILHECRRMKSRLLAQDRVIDSLADYTSAQVTGHLARAIHQSRLEAALDDGQEPGSRTAQRPWHELPEVQKEANLLQARQLGDRLAAIGCLMVPTSDPDLTVAFTEEEAQVLARLEHEHRSLERGADGAASLPGQRDGRQSDLVPWDELSDHTRAQAVEAVRRVPAVLADVGFQVLRTGQSADGAGELDFTPEEWATLGKSLMAAGVLVALAEGVADPEEIFALVKLLREASISHPKRLIRELAEASTFDTGLRPGTRYTDYWRPALQVIREATGIVAHAAPDELADFRAFLMDITATVADANNEGGFLGLGARPRVPNEVAAMEAVKAATELDQAEDSSTSAGREQAS; this is translated from the coding sequence ATGAGCACAGCCGATACGGTGACGGATCTGCAGCAGCAGCCGGTGACGATCGCCGACGAACAGGTCGGTTTCAACGGTGCCTTCGCGGCCGCACTGACGCGAGCGGCAGGTTCGATGCCCGCCTTATACGTCACGCTGGCCGTCGTCGGCGGGTGGATGGCCCTGGCGACCTGGGGGCCGCTGCACCGGGTGGATCCCTATCCGTTCGGGTTCCTGCTGTTCCTGGACAACGTGGTCCAGCTGGTTCTCTGCCTTGTGATCATGGTCGGTCAACGCGTGCTGGGCGCGGCTGCCGACCGGCGGGCGGTCCAGACGTACGAGAACGCCGAGGCGATCTTCGAGCGGGTCGCGGACCTGCAGGCACACCTGGACCGGCACGACCGCACGCTCGGCCGTGGGGTCAGCCTGCTCGAATCGAGTCCGCACCCATGGATCGAGCGGCACCGGGTGCAGCCGCCGCCCCAGGCCATCGACCAGGTCACAGGTGTCAACGGCCGGATCGCCGCCTGGCTGACGCAGCGGCTGAGCAGCATGTGGGCCTTCTACATCGCCGCCGGGACCCAGGTGGTCTGGATCGGCATGGCGCAGTTGGGCCTGCAGCGGTTCGACCCGTACCCGTTCGCTTTCATGAGCTTCCTGTCCACCCTGACCCAGCTCATCTTCATGATCGTGATCATGGTCGGGCAGGACGTGCTGGGCCAGGCCGCCGACCGCCGCTCGGAGCAGACCCTCCTCGACGCCGAGGCCATCCTGCACGAGTGCCGCCGGATGAAGTCACGTCTGCTTGCGCAGGACCGCGTCATCGACAGCCTTGCCGACTACACCAGCGCCCAGGTCACCGGACACCTGGCGCGGGCCATCCATCAGAGCAGACTGGAGGCCGCCCTCGACGACGGCCAGGAGCCGGGCAGCCGGACCGCGCAGCGCCCTTGGCACGAGCTGCCGGAAGTACAGAAGGAGGCAAACCTACTTCAGGCGCGCCAGCTCGGTGACCGGCTGGCCGCGATCGGTTGCCTGATGGTTCCCACCTCCGACCCGGACCTCACCGTCGCCTTCACCGAGGAGGAGGCACAGGTGCTGGCCCGGCTGGAGCACGAGCACCGGTCGCTCGAACGCGGCGCCGATGGAGCGGCAAGCCTGCCCGGTCAGCGTGATGGCCGGCAATCCGACCTGGTGCCCTGGGATGAGCTCTCCGATCACACACGGGCGCAGGCCGTGGAAGCAGTCCGGCGCGTTCCCGCTGTGCTGGCCGACGTCGGCTTCCAGGTCCTGCGCACCGGCCAGAGCGCAGACGGCGCGGGGGAGTTGGACTTCACCCCCGAGGAATGGGCGACGCTGGGGAAGTCCTTGATGGCCGCAGGAGTACTGGTAGCGCTCGCCGAGGGCGTCGCCGATCCCGAGGAGATCTTCGCACTGGTAAAACTGCTGCGGGAAGCCAGCATCAGCCATCCCAAGCGACTGATCCGCGAGCTCGCGGAGGCGTCCACCTTCGACACCGGACTCCGGCCAGGCACCAGGTACACCGACTACTGGCGCCCCGCATTGCAGGTGATCCGTGAGGCCACCGGCATCGTCGCCCACGCCGCGCCGGACGAACTCGCCGACTTCCGCGCATTCCTGATGGACATCACCGCGACCGTCGCCGACGCCAACAACGAAGGCGGCTTCCTGGGCCTCGGCGCGCGGCCCCGCGTACCCAACGAGGTCGCGGCCATGGAAGCCGTCAAAGCGGCGACAGAGCTCGATCAGGCGGAAGATTCCTCCACTTCGGCGGGTCGGGAGCAGGCGTCGTAG
- a CDS encoding GH92 family glycosyl hydrolase has product MARGFHRRFAFAFISAVSALSTIIAGGAANSASAAAPSRVTAVGNPASLVNPFLDTGDGGAGGSVNSFPGPDVPFGMVQFGPDTSPHRQEGGGYYGDRQIQGFSLTHLDGPGCKAFGDVPILPTVGALPSRPGSATEPFSHSEESASAGYYEVRTGSPAVRTELSTSARSALGRFTFPATTQANLLLKLAGSQAGNLATNAQVIGSNEVQGSVSSGHFCGGPDTYTVHFDITFDHPFTAHGTWTGSTITPGSQQVNTKATKSAAVAGGSQGGASPAQPHPTYQGTAPTGRSLKPAASGPDGVYLTFDTTQNQRVQAKVGISFVSTDNAARNAQTVQGFGFDAMHAAAVADWNKALSKIQIGGGPAGRQQVFYTALYHSLLHPNIFSDANGQYMGFDNKVHTIQSGHVQMANYSGWDIYRSQAQLEALVDPQAASDSAQSMVNDAAQNNGMLPKWALANGESYVMNGDPADGILGGYYAFGARNFDTKSALSYALAEADKPSTIRPGLNYYSSLGYLPSDGTYGCCNFYGSAATTLEYAGADFALAHFASALGDKTNAARLTRRSQNWQNLFNPATGLIQPKTASGAWVPVTPTTQSNYVEGNASQYRWEVGWNQAGLFHAMGGNKAVNPTLDTFWTDLNDGPGSPYSFWDNQFEYAYPWNYDFTGEPYKTQALVHRIRTQLYLDSPQHSEGDNDDLGATASMGVLTMLGFFPQYTSTADVTLNSPEFPLEIIHLANGHTLTFNAPNASDSNIYIQSMQLNGTSHTAPWLPGSVFTTGATLDFTLGSTPNTKWGAGPQDAPPSYRQGELPALGYLSSQSEVITPNSTTQATLGARDATGTKQTVTWSATASGGVTVSPAHGTLSTAPGSDGTAPVTLTAGTTEGRDQVTFHMKTADGTKLPDVSMSVAVAKPGELWPYETYQGIYPDGSTFRSGFNGGGFAYSQDALTAAGAPSGGTATSDGITYTWPTTTAGRPDHITMAGQTIPLNAPAGATTLGLLGAATNARASGATGQLTIHYTDGSTSTATIGLSDWTLGAGKYQPIAGDTEAITTRYRDTSSGDKDATPAYVYATTIPLDAGKQVASMTLPSMSGGTGGLFALGYRG; this is encoded by the coding sequence CTGACTCACCTCGACGGCCCGGGATGCAAGGCGTTCGGGGATGTGCCGATCCTGCCGACGGTGGGCGCGTTGCCGTCCCGTCCGGGCTCGGCGACTGAACCGTTCAGCCACTCGGAGGAGTCCGCGTCGGCCGGATACTACGAGGTGCGGACCGGCTCGCCGGCGGTGAGGACCGAGCTGAGCACCTCGGCGCGCAGCGCGCTCGGCCGCTTCACCTTCCCCGCCACGACGCAGGCGAATCTGCTGCTGAAACTGGCCGGCTCGCAGGCCGGCAACTTGGCCACGAACGCTCAGGTGATCGGCAGCAATGAGGTGCAGGGCAGCGTGAGCAGCGGGCACTTCTGCGGTGGCCCGGACACCTACACCGTCCACTTCGACATCACCTTCGACCATCCCTTCACCGCCCACGGCACCTGGACGGGCTCGACCATCACGCCGGGCAGTCAGCAGGTGAACACCAAGGCCACCAAGTCCGCCGCTGTTGCGGGCGGGAGCCAGGGTGGGGCCAGCCCCGCGCAGCCGCATCCGACGTACCAGGGGACGGCGCCGACCGGGCGGTCTCTCAAGCCGGCAGCCTCGGGACCGGATGGTGTCTACCTGACCTTCGACACGACCCAGAATCAGAGGGTTCAGGCCAAGGTGGGCATCTCCTTCGTGAGCACGGACAACGCAGCCCGTAACGCGCAAACCGTGCAAGGTTTCGGCTTCGATGCCATGCATGCCGCGGCGGTCGCCGACTGGAACAAGGCGCTGTCCAAAATCCAGATCGGTGGAGGACCGGCAGGCCGACAGCAGGTGTTCTACACCGCCCTGTACCACTCCCTGCTGCACCCGAACATCTTCTCGGACGCCAACGGGCAGTACATGGGCTTCGACAACAAGGTCCACACCATCCAGTCCGGGCACGTGCAGATGGCCAACTACTCCGGCTGGGACATCTACCGCTCCCAGGCCCAGCTCGAAGCCCTCGTCGACCCACAGGCAGCGTCCGATTCGGCGCAGTCGATGGTCAACGACGCCGCGCAGAACAACGGGATGCTGCCCAAATGGGCGCTGGCCAACGGCGAGTCCTATGTGATGAACGGCGACCCCGCCGACGGGATCCTCGGCGGCTACTACGCCTTCGGCGCCCGGAACTTCGACACCAAGAGCGCCCTGTCCTACGCGCTGGCCGAGGCCGACAAGCCCAGCACCATCCGACCTGGACTGAACTATTACTCCTCTCTCGGCTACCTGCCCTCCGACGGCACCTACGGCTGCTGCAACTTCTACGGATCGGCTGCCACCACGCTGGAGTACGCGGGGGCCGATTTCGCGCTCGCCCACTTCGCCTCCGCCTTGGGCGACAAGACGAACGCGGCCAGGCTCACCCGGAGATCACAGAACTGGCAGAACCTGTTCAACCCGGCCACCGGCCTGATCCAGCCCAAGACCGCCTCCGGCGCATGGGTGCCCGTCACCCCCACCACCCAGAGCAACTACGTCGAAGGCAACGCCTCCCAGTACCGGTGGGAGGTCGGCTGGAACCAGGCCGGGCTGTTCCACGCCATGGGCGGCAACAAGGCCGTCAACCCGACCCTGGACACCTTCTGGACCGATCTCAACGACGGACCCGGCTCCCCCTACTCCTTCTGGGACAACCAGTTCGAGTACGCCTACCCATGGAACTACGACTTCACCGGCGAGCCGTACAAGACGCAGGCGCTGGTCCACCGCATCCGCACCCAGCTGTACCTGGACTCGCCCCAGCACAGCGAAGGCGACAACGACGACCTCGGCGCCACCGCCTCCATGGGCGTGCTGACCATGCTCGGCTTCTTCCCCCAGTACACCTCCACCGCGGACGTCACCCTCAACAGCCCCGAGTTCCCCCTGGAGATCATCCACCTGGCCAACGGGCACACCCTCACCTTCAACGCGCCCAACGCCTCGGACAGCAACATCTACATCCAGTCGATGCAGCTGAACGGCACGTCACACACCGCGCCGTGGCTGCCCGGCTCCGTCTTCACCACCGGCGCCACCCTCGACTTCACCCTCGGCTCCACCCCCAACACCAAGTGGGGAGCCGGACCGCAAGACGCACCCCCGTCCTACCGTCAGGGTGAACTGCCCGCACTGGGGTACCTCTCCAGCCAGTCGGAGGTCATCACCCCGAACAGCACCACCCAGGCCACCCTCGGGGCACGCGATGCCACCGGCACCAAGCAGACCGTCACCTGGAGCGCCACCGCATCCGGCGGGGTCACGGTCAGCCCCGCCCACGGGACCCTGTCCACGGCCCCCGGATCCGACGGCACCGCACCGGTCACCCTCACCGCCGGCACCACCGAAGGCCGCGACCAGGTGACCTTCCACATGAAGACCGCCGACGGCACGAAGCTGCCCGACGTCTCGATGAGCGTGGCAGTAGCCAAACCGGGCGAGCTGTGGCCGTACGAGACCTACCAGGGCATCTACCCCGACGGCAGCACCTTCCGCAGCGGCTTCAACGGCGGCGGGTTCGCCTACTCGCAGGACGCGCTCACCGCGGCCGGCGCACCAAGCGGGGGCACGGCGACATCGGACGGGATCACCTATACCTGGCCGACCACTACGGCGGGCCGGCCTGACCACATCACCATGGCCGGCCAGACCATCCCGCTCAACGCCCCCGCAGGAGCCACGACGCTGGGGCTGCTCGGCGCGGCCACCAACGCGCGTGCATCCGGTGCCACCGGCCAGCTCACCATCCACTACACCGACGGCAGCACGTCCACAGCCACTATCGGCCTGTCCGACTGGACGCTCGGCGCGGGAAAGTACCAGCCGATCGCCGGCGACACTGAGGCAATCACCACTCGGTACCGCGACACGAGCAGCGGCGACAAGGACGCCACACCCGCCTACGTCTACGCCACCACTATCCCGCTCGATGCGGGCAAGCAGGTCGCATCGATGACGCTCCCGTCGATGAGCGGGGGAACGGGCGGCCTGTTCGCCCTTGGGTACCGGGGCTGA